A stretch of the Mycobacterium shigaense genome encodes the following:
- a CDS encoding methyltransferase domain-containing protein codes for MTDDPRNDVVSRQYDRWQYPPPISDLEAYSTNNWEWFDPFRAHRVLWPDRGYQPDLDILIAGCGANQAAVFAFTNRAAKVVAVDVSQSALDHQRYLQHKHGLDNLELHLLPIEELPALQRDFDLIVSTGVLHHMADPRTGMRALAGCLRRDGVIGLMLYAKYGRAGVELLESVFRDLGLAQDEASVQLVKDTIAVLPTDHPVRSYLGIARDLQTDGALVDTFLHGRARSYTVPECVDLVASAGLAFQGWFHRSPYYPHDFRKPPSGLQAALAALPDDVELWSVMERLQPANATHFFMACRPERPKEQYTIDFSTPGSLDYVPLARTACTLSGADLVGPGTRLRLDLTQLAFAQLVDGHRSIREIAAIAARRDDGAVPRDAGAAQDVARTLFQRLWRLDFLAMAIDGCDSGT; via the coding sequence GTGACCGACGATCCCCGCAACGACGTTGTCTCCCGGCAATACGATCGCTGGCAGTACCCGCCGCCGATCTCCGATCTCGAGGCTTACTCGACCAACAACTGGGAGTGGTTCGACCCGTTTCGGGCACACCGGGTGCTGTGGCCGGACCGCGGATACCAGCCGGATCTCGACATTCTGATCGCGGGCTGCGGCGCCAACCAGGCGGCGGTCTTCGCCTTCACCAACCGGGCCGCCAAAGTCGTGGCGGTCGACGTCAGTCAATCGGCGCTGGACCATCAGCGGTATCTCCAGCACAAGCACGGGCTGGACAATCTGGAATTGCACCTGCTGCCGATCGAGGAATTGCCTGCGCTGCAAAGGGATTTCGACTTGATCGTGTCCACCGGCGTGCTGCACCACATGGCCGATCCGCGGACGGGTATGCGGGCGCTGGCGGGGTGCCTGCGCCGCGACGGCGTCATCGGGCTGATGCTCTACGCCAAGTACGGTCGGGCCGGCGTCGAATTGCTCGAGTCGGTCTTCCGCGACCTGGGACTGGCCCAGGACGAGGCGTCGGTGCAACTGGTCAAGGACACCATCGCGGTCCTGCCCACCGATCATCCCGTCCGCAGTTACCTGGGGATCGCACGCGATCTGCAGACCGACGGCGCGCTGGTCGACACGTTCCTGCATGGTCGCGCACGCAGCTACACGGTGCCGGAGTGCGTCGACCTGGTCGCCTCTGCCGGCCTGGCATTCCAGGGTTGGTTTCACCGCAGCCCCTACTACCCGCACGACTTCCGCAAGCCGCCCAGCGGGCTACAGGCGGCGCTCGCGGCACTGCCCGACGACGTCGAGCTGTGGTCGGTGATGGAGCGGCTGCAACCGGCGAATGCCACTCACTTCTTCATGGCCTGCCGCCCCGAGCGCCCCAAAGAGCAGTACACGATCGACTTCTCGACACCCGGGTCGCTCGACTACGTTCCGCTGGCCCGCACGGCGTGCACACTGTCCGGCGCCGACCTGGTCGGACCCGGCACGCGGCTGAGGCTCGACCTGACTCAGCTGGCCTTCGCTCAGCTGGTCGACGGCCACCGCAGCATTCGCGAGATCGCCGCGATCGCGGCCCGGCGCGACGACGGCGCAGTCCCGCGAGATGCGGGCGCCGCGCAGGACGTCGCCCGCACGCTCTTCCAACGGCTGTGGCGGCTGGATTTCCTGGCGATGGCCATCGACGGCTGCGATAGCGGGACGTAA
- a CDS encoding DUF732 domain-containing protein: MKSTARLAGPLAAVVSGLVALAAAPVASADPADDQYLQTLQQRGLSWASGQDGTMINVGHAVCADFDGGDTMAQTVGDVKKSLGVSNNGAGSIVGAAIAAYCPQNRAKMSG; this comes from the coding sequence ATGAAGAGCACGGCACGGTTGGCCGGCCCCCTCGCTGCCGTCGTGTCCGGTCTCGTTGCGCTGGCCGCCGCACCGGTTGCGAGCGCCGACCCGGCGGATGACCAGTACCTGCAAACGCTGCAGCAGCGGGGATTGAGCTGGGCCAGCGGTCAGGACGGAACGATGATCAACGTCGGGCACGCGGTGTGCGCGGACTTCGACGGCGGCGACACGATGGCTCAGACAGTCGGCGACGTGAAGAAATCGCTCGGAGTGAGCAACAACGGCGCCGGCAGCATCGTGGGCGCCGCGATTGCGGCCTACTGCCCGCAAAACCGGGCCAAGATGTCGGGTTGA